Proteins from a single region of Flavobacterium sp. YJ01:
- a CDS encoding DUF4861 domain-containing protein: MKKRDLFYVPILLIFASVSSCKVSQSISQNTIVLKNSTSLVLSQKAISIKKEKLSQNKGDFPILLFKTDTIPAQTNDLNGDGKWDELFFTADFSPNEEKNIVLRWSKIDPKFVVKTSARFGKREAENLPVHPDTQEILMADQVLKKLGYQKYQTDGPTWENDKVGFRHYLDGRNSKDVFGKKIPEISPENVGINEKGAVEDNYHVMHDWGRDIFPVGSSVGLGGYALLVNDKINRLGILGNDTINNVEKTTFKIEAEGPVNSVLSYHYQNWKASDDLYQVQETTSIWPGMYGYKNTVSINGIKGKETFLVALSNLNNKNPLKVIEAGDWICLIQHDYLTYERQWILGTAILVPKAIYQGYIEAPKTGQLTDSYLAKLKIENNKEISYYAIAAWELSADKGFDDSVFFANYVTNLAKQLSAIINVQIR, encoded by the coding sequence ATGAAAAAAAGAGATTTATTTTATGTACCCATTCTTTTAATTTTTGCATCAGTAAGCAGTTGCAAAGTTTCTCAAAGTATTTCTCAAAATACAATTGTTTTAAAAAACAGCACTTCTCTAGTTTTATCACAAAAGGCAATTTCTATAAAAAAAGAAAAGCTATCTCAAAATAAAGGTGATTTTCCGATTTTACTTTTTAAAACCGATACAATTCCAGCCCAGACAAACGATCTTAATGGTGATGGGAAATGGGATGAATTATTTTTTACGGCTGATTTTTCTCCAAATGAAGAAAAAAATATTGTCTTAAGATGGTCAAAAATTGATCCGAAGTTTGTTGTAAAGACAAGTGCAAGATTTGGAAAAAGAGAAGCAGAAAATCTCCCTGTTCATCCAGATACGCAAGAAATTTTAATGGCAGATCAAGTCCTTAAAAAATTAGGTTACCAAAAGTACCAGACAGACGGACCAACTTGGGAAAATGATAAAGTTGGTTTTAGACATTATCTGGATGGAAGGAATTCAAAAGATGTTTTTGGTAAAAAAATACCCGAAATAAGTCCAGAAAATGTTGGCATAAATGAAAAAGGTGCTGTAGAAGATAATTATCATGTAATGCACGACTGGGGCAGGGATATTTTTCCTGTGGGAAGTTCTGTTGGTTTAGGCGGTTATGCTTTGTTGGTTAATGACAAGATTAACAGACTGGGGATTTTAGGGAACGACACTATAAATAATGTCGAAAAAACTACTTTTAAAATTGAAGCTGAAGGACCAGTAAATTCCGTTTTGAGTTATCATTATCAAAACTGGAAAGCATCGGATGATTTATATCAAGTGCAGGAAACAACTTCTATTTGGCCTGGAATGTATGGTTATAAAAATACTGTTTCTATAAATGGAATTAAAGGAAAGGAAACTTTTTTAGTGGCTCTTTCAAACTTAAACAATAAAAATCCGCTAAAAGTGATTGAAGCAGGAGATTGGATATGTTTAATACAGCATGATTATTTAACTTACGAAAGACAGTGGATTTTAGGAACTGCTATTTTGGTTCCTAAAGCTATTTATCAAGGTTATATCGAGGCTCCAAAAACAGGACAATTAACAGATTCTTACTTGGCTAAATTAAAAATAGAAAATAATAAAGAGATTAGCTATTATGCAATTGCTGCTTGGGAATTGAGTGCTGATAAAGGATTTGATGACTCAGTTTTCTTTGCTAATTATGTAACTAATTTAGCAAAACAACTATCAGCTATAATTAATGTTCAAATTAGATAA
- a CDS encoding glycoside hydrolase 43 family protein: protein MKNIKIILFLLSIFSFQKNDAQVWVPDNGDGTYTNPIIHADYSDPDVVRVGDDYYMTASSFNCIPGLPILHSKDLVNWKIIGHALIKQPPFETYDKVQHGNGVWAPSITYHKNEFYIYYPDPDFGIYMIKAKKAEGPWSEPILVKAGKGLIDPSPLWDTDGKAYMTHAFAGSRAQIKSLLVVCTMNPEGTVVNNDEVMVIDGHAGEETIEGPKFYKRNGYYYIFAPAGGVPTGWQTILRSKNVFGPYEIKKVLEQGSTKINGPHQGAWVTTQTGEDWFFHFQDKGAYGRIVHLQPMKWVNDWPVMGEDFDKNGIGEPVTTYKKPNVGKKYPIEVPATSDEFNEPKLGLQWQWQANKQTNFGFPTSLGYLNLFCNTTTKNIFNAPNLLLQKFPAEEFTATTKLTFNTRLNGESTGLIIMGLDYSYLNLKNENGKLYLNQKTGTFDQTVLETETKPVLIDQNTIYLRVKITKGGICNFSYSLDDKNYQTIGKDFKAREGRWIGAKVGLFALGEIVKNDSGNVAVDWFRIVK from the coding sequence ATGAAAAACATAAAAATCATCCTTTTTCTTCTTTCTATTTTTTCTTTTCAGAAGAATGATGCACAAGTTTGGGTGCCTGATAATGGAGACGGAACGTATACCAATCCGATTATTCATGCCGATTATTCAGATCCAGATGTTGTTCGCGTAGGCGATGATTATTATATGACCGCTTCTTCATTTAATTGTATTCCAGGCTTACCTATTTTGCATTCTAAAGATTTGGTAAATTGGAAAATTATAGGGCATGCTTTAATAAAACAGCCACCGTTTGAAACTTATGACAAAGTACAGCACGGAAATGGCGTTTGGGCACCAAGCATTACTTATCATAAAAATGAATTCTATATTTACTATCCAGATCCTGATTTTGGGATCTATATGATTAAAGCTAAAAAGGCAGAAGGACCTTGGTCAGAGCCTATTTTAGTAAAAGCAGGAAAAGGTTTGATTGATCCTAGTCCGCTTTGGGATACAGATGGTAAAGCTTATATGACTCATGCCTTTGCAGGAAGCCGTGCACAGATTAAAAGTTTGTTGGTAGTGTGCACCATGAACCCAGAAGGAACAGTTGTAAACAACGATGAAGTAATGGTAATTGACGGACATGCAGGAGAAGAAACAATTGAAGGGCCTAAGTTTTACAAACGAAACGGATATTATTACATATTTGCTCCTGCAGGAGGAGTTCCAACAGGATGGCAGACAATTTTAAGATCAAAAAATGTATTTGGTCCTTATGAAATAAAAAAAGTTCTCGAACAAGGTTCAACAAAAATAAATGGTCCGCATCAAGGTGCTTGGGTTACTACTCAAACTGGAGAAGACTGGTTTTTTCATTTTCAGGATAAAGGAGCTTATGGACGAATTGTTCATTTACAACCTATGAAATGGGTAAACGATTGGCCAGTTATGGGAGAAGATTTTGATAAAAATGGAATAGGAGAGCCAGTTACCACTTATAAGAAACCTAATGTTGGAAAAAAATATCCGATTGAAGTTCCTGCGACTTCAGATGAGTTTAACGAACCCAAATTAGGATTGCAATGGCAATGGCAAGCCAATAAACAAACCAATTTTGGATTTCCGACTAGTTTAGGCTATTTGAATTTGTTTTGTAATACAACAACAAAAAATATTTTTAATGCTCCTAATTTACTATTGCAAAAATTTCCAGCAGAAGAATTTACAGCAACTACAAAACTCACTTTTAATACAAGATTAAATGGAGAAAGTACAGGTTTAATAATAATGGGCTTAGATTACAGTTATCTCAATTTAAAAAATGAGAATGGAAAATTATATCTAAACCAGAAAACAGGAACTTTTGATCAAACTGTTTTAGAAACAGAAACCAAACCTGTATTGATAGATCAAAACACTATTTATTTACGAGTTAAAATCACTAAAGGAGGCATTTGCAATTTCTCATATAGCTTAGATGATAAAAATTATCAAACAATTGGAAAAGATTTTAAGGCTAGAGAAGGAAGATGGATTGGTGCTAAAGTCGGACTTTTTGCTTTGGGAGAGATTGTAAAAAATGATTCAGGAAATGTTGCAGTAGATTGGTTTAGAATAGTGAAGTAA
- a CDS encoding histone H1: MKDLLVKINAEIETFKAEAESLTEKGIKAAGPRARKATLEIEKLLKEFRKVSIEESKK; the protein is encoded by the coding sequence ATGAAAGATTTATTAGTAAAAATCAACGCCGAAATTGAAACATTTAAAGCAGAAGCTGAATCTTTAACTGAAAAAGGAATTAAAGCTGCAGGTCCAAGAGCACGTAAAGCTACTTTAGAAATTGAAAAACTTTTAAAAGAGTTCAGAAAAGTTTCTATCGAAGAATCAAAAAAATAA
- the rhaT gene encoding L-rhamnose/proton symporter RhaT: MESLLGIIFHSIGGFSSGSFYMPFKKVKDWAWESYWLVGGFFSWLIVPPVAAYLTIPHFGEIIAAASPSIKTFTYSMGLIWGVGGLTYGLGVRYLGMSLGNSITLGFCSAFGALVPSIYYDFVPTEGKISFSHMLTNTGGQIVLLGVVVYLLGIAISGKAGMLKEKDFATGHEDKDKDFNLVKGLIVAVISGILSSFFNYGIEAGKPMAEQAVINGANPLFQNNVTYVVLLWGGLTTNFIWCLYLNFKNRTIKNYTDKSTPITKNVLFSALAGTMWFLQFFFYGMGESKLGNGASSWILHMATIILTANFWGFYLKEWKGVSKKTLRTFFWGIGLIMLAIVLVGIGNSL; this comes from the coding sequence ATGGAATCATTATTAGGAATCATTTTTCATTCTATCGGAGGATTTTCTTCAGGTAGTTTTTATATGCCTTTTAAAAAAGTAAAAGATTGGGCTTGGGAAAGCTATTGGCTAGTAGGAGGATTTTTCTCTTGGCTTATTGTTCCTCCAGTCGCAGCTTATTTAACGATTCCGCATTTTGGTGAAATTATCGCAGCGGCGTCTCCATCAATTAAAACTTTCACTTACTCGATGGGATTAATTTGGGGTGTTGGTGGTCTAACTTATGGTTTAGGCGTTCGCTACTTAGGAATGTCTTTAGGAAATTCAATTACGTTAGGATTTTGTTCGGCATTTGGAGCATTAGTTCCTTCAATATATTATGATTTTGTTCCAACAGAAGGAAAAATTTCATTTTCTCACATGCTTACTAATACTGGCGGTCAGATTGTGTTATTGGGAGTTGTGGTATATCTTTTAGGAATTGCAATTTCTGGAAAAGCAGGTATGCTAAAAGAGAAAGATTTTGCAACAGGTCATGAAGATAAAGACAAAGATTTCAATTTAGTAAAGGGTTTAATTGTAGCTGTAATCTCTGGAATTTTAAGTTCTTTTTTTAATTACGGAATTGAAGCTGGAAAACCAATGGCAGAACAAGCCGTAATAAATGGTGCTAATCCTTTATTTCAAAACAACGTGACTTATGTTGTATTGCTTTGGGGCGGACTTACAACCAATTTTATTTGGTGTCTTTATTTGAATTTTAAGAATAGAACAATTAAAAATTATACAGATAAATCTACTCCCATAACAAAAAACGTTTTGTTTTCTGCGCTTGCTGGAACCATGTGGTTTTTACAATTTTTCTTTTACGGAATGGGAGAAAGCAAATTAGGAAATGGTGCTAGTTCGTGGATCTTGCATATGGCAACAATCATTTTAACAGCAAACTTTTGGGGATTTTATTTGAAAGAATGGAAAGGAGTTTCTAAAAAAACATTAAGAACTTTTTTCTGGGGAATCGGGCTTATTATGCTGGCGATCGTTTTGGTAGGAATTGGTAACTCATTATAA
- a CDS encoding GntR family transcriptional regulator, with the protein MIKLIKIDEDSRVPKYKQIVDSILQNIANGNLKINQKIPSINSFSEEFYMSRDTVEKAYNILKERKIISSIRGKGYYITRTKLESKVNILFLTNKLSSYKMKTYSSFIDTLGANAHVDLQIYHCDETLFLNILDKFEGAYDYYVITTHFKTDELKHLSFTDEVVNAIKNIPQEKLVVLDNIKLGTGDEVIKIYQDFENDIYNALKEGLSKIAKYKRLILVYPDKAVYPYPRRILHGFRKFCVEHEINFEILSEVYDDMILKKGDLFITIEESDLVNLVKQIRDEEYVLGKEIGVISYNDTPLKELLGITVMSTDFNIMGETAARMILNKEKGQVKVPFNFIDRNSI; encoded by the coding sequence ATGATCAAACTTATTAAAATAGACGAAGATTCGAGAGTTCCGAAGTACAAACAAATTGTCGACTCTATTCTTCAGAACATCGCCAACGGGAATTTGAAAATCAATCAAAAAATTCCTTCTATAAATAGTTTTAGTGAAGAATTTTATATGTCTCGCGATACGGTTGAAAAGGCATATAATATTTTGAAGGAAAGAAAAATCATTTCCTCCATTAGAGGAAAAGGCTATTATATAACCAGAACAAAATTAGAATCTAAAGTCAATATTTTGTTTTTAACAAATAAATTGAGCTCGTATAAAATGAAAACTTACAGCTCTTTTATTGATACTTTAGGCGCCAACGCACATGTTGATCTTCAAATTTATCACTGCGACGAAACTTTGTTTTTGAATATTTTAGACAAATTTGAAGGTGCATACGATTATTACGTTATTACAACGCATTTTAAAACAGACGAATTAAAACACTTAAGCTTTACCGATGAAGTTGTAAATGCAATTAAAAATATCCCACAAGAAAAATTAGTCGTTTTAGACAATATAAAATTAGGAACAGGCGATGAAGTAATTAAAATTTATCAGGATTTTGAAAATGATATTTACAATGCTTTAAAAGAAGGTCTTTCTAAAATAGCAAAATACAAACGATTAATTCTAGTTTATCCAGACAAAGCCGTTTATCCATATCCTCGAAGAATTTTACATGGATTTAGAAAATTTTGTGTAGAACACGAAATCAACTTTGAAATTCTTAGCGAGGTTTATGATGATATGATTCTTAAAAAAGGTGATTTGTTTATTACAATTGAAGAATCTGATTTGGTAAATTTAGTGAAACAGATTCGAGATGAAGAATATGTTTTAGGAAAAGAGATTGGCGTTATTTCTTATAATGATACGCCATTAAAAGAATTATTAGGTATTACAGTAATGTCAACCGATTTTAATATTATGGGAGAAACTGCTGCCAGAATGATCTTAAATAAAGAAAAAGGTCAGGTAAAAGTTCCTTTTAATTTTATTGATAGAAATTCTATTTAA
- a CDS encoding glycoside hydrolase family 28 protein: MNFKCLLFLLFSWASFSQNNDFPDAKVDSIVKRIELPVFPSYQVNVLKLGAKGDSLTDNKKAFDKAMALCKKNNGGTIIVPKGIYKINGPIHFVSNVNLKIEKGAKIKFSDNPKDYLPLVLTSWEGTMLYNYSPLIYANNCKNIAISGEGTIDGEGGKTWKSFKAKEGEGKNRSREMNHDNVPISERKFGEGYFLRPQMIQFLSCKNILVENVRIENSPFWCLHLLKSQSITIRGISYKSLNHNNDGIDPEYAKDVLIENVNFDNGDDNVAIKAGRDHEGRANTATPSENIVIRNCNFKGLHGVVIGSEMSAGVQNVFVENCKTSGYLKRGIYLKTNADRGGYIKNIFVRNIQLDEVEDCLYITANYHGEGKGYQSDISNVYFSNITCNKASESGIVIQGFSDKKIRNISLKNIEIKSAKNALSNENAENVTMTDVFIGQRATVPTAVSKH, translated from the coding sequence ATGAATTTTAAATGTTTACTTTTTTTATTGTTTTCTTGGGCTTCGTTTTCACAGAATAATGATTTTCCCGATGCTAAAGTAGATTCTATTGTAAAGAGAATTGAGCTTCCAGTATTTCCTTCGTATCAAGTAAACGTTTTAAAACTTGGTGCAAAAGGTGATTCTCTTACGGATAATAAAAAGGCTTTTGATAAAGCAATGGCATTATGTAAAAAGAATAATGGAGGAACGATAATTGTTCCAAAGGGGATTTATAAAATTAACGGTCCGATTCATTTTGTCAGCAATGTAAATTTGAAAATAGAAAAAGGGGCAAAAATTAAATTCAGCGATAATCCGAAAGATTATCTACCATTGGTTTTAACGAGTTGGGAGGGAACGATGCTTTACAATTACAGTCCATTAATTTATGCCAACAATTGTAAAAATATTGCTATTTCTGGAGAAGGAACAATTGACGGAGAAGGAGGAAAAACATGGAAAAGTTTTAAAGCAAAAGAAGGTGAAGGCAAAAACCGCAGCCGCGAAATGAATCATGATAATGTTCCAATTAGCGAAAGAAAATTTGGTGAAGGTTATTTTTTAAGACCACAAATGATTCAATTTCTAAGTTGCAAAAATATTTTGGTTGAAAATGTCCGAATCGAAAATTCGCCATTTTGGTGTCTTCATTTACTAAAATCCCAAAGCATAACCATTCGTGGAATCAGTTATAAATCATTGAATCATAACAACGACGGAATTGATCCAGAATATGCAAAAGACGTATTAATCGAAAATGTCAATTTTGATAATGGTGATGATAATGTGGCTATTAAAGCAGGAAGAGATCATGAAGGAAGAGCAAATACGGCAACGCCAAGCGAAAATATAGTTATTAGAAATTGTAATTTTAAAGGTCTTCACGGTGTAGTAATTGGCAGTGAAATGTCGGCAGGAGTTCAGAATGTTTTTGTAGAAAATTGTAAAACATCAGGTTATTTAAAAAGAGGAATTTATCTAAAAACCAATGCAGATCGCGGTGGGTATATCAAAAATATATTTGTTCGAAATATACAATTAGATGAAGTGGAAGACTGCTTGTATATTACAGCAAATTATCATGGAGAAGGTAAAGGTTATCAATCAGATATATCCAATGTGTATTTTTCTAATATTACATGCAACAAAGCTTCAGAATCGGGAATTGTAATTCAGGGATTTTCAGATAAGAAAATTAGAAATATATCCTTAAAAAATATTGAGATTAAGTCGGCTAAAAATGCCTTATCAAATGAAAATGCAGAAAATGTTACTATGACGGATGTTTTTATAGGACAACGAGCAACAGTGCCAACGGCGGTTTCGAAACATTAG
- the pelA gene encoding pectate lyase has translation MIQLQKVALVLLLFLGISINAQNTYKRWPDIIRKNDAAWFGSAEAKKIAENVLLYQRNIGGWPKNIQMQDELTEKQKNDLIAIKKTSAETTTDNGATCQEMLFMSKMYAQIKDERYKESFLKGLNYLLEAQYSNGGWPQFYPLKKGYYTHITYNDDSMVNIMNVIKAVADETDYYSVKPSKEIVEKCQKAFDKGIDCILKTQYKQNGVLTAWCAQHDEVTLAPANARAFELASLSGYESAKIVLLLMSIEKPSREIVTAVKSAVEWFEKTKITNLEEKRIVNDAGKIVDKKMIPVANAKPLWARFMDLETNEPFFCDRDGIKKKSIDQIGAERRNGYSWYSEAPQEVIKRFPDWAVKNGTKGGASEKKIVNYITVAQDGSGDFTKIQDAVYATPAFPYEKVTIFIKNGIYNEKVRIPEWNNNVILKGESKENTIITFDDNFSKIALGRNSTFYTYTLLVEGDDCTVSNLTVKNSSGERGQAIALSVVGNRAKIANCNLLGNQDTLYLSGKETKQYFKDCYIEGTTDFIFGGATALFENCTIHSIKSSYITAASTPEGTSFGFVFKNCKLTANPEAKDVYLGRPWRIYAKTVFINCEMGKQIKPEGWENWSKLEAEKKAFYAEYNCTGEGFQPSKRVSWSHQLSKKEAGQYAIENILKDKIVNWYSN, from the coding sequence ATGATTCAATTACAAAAAGTAGCTCTAGTTCTTTTGTTATTTTTAGGAATTTCAATAAACGCCCAGAATACTTACAAAAGATGGCCTGACATTATTCGTAAAAATGATGCAGCTTGGTTCGGTTCTGCTGAAGCTAAAAAAATAGCAGAGAATGTTTTGCTTTACCAAAGAAATATTGGAGGTTGGCCAAAAAATATTCAGATGCAAGATGAATTGACTGAAAAACAAAAAAATGATTTAATTGCGATCAAAAAAACGTCTGCTGAAACTACAACAGATAATGGAGCAACTTGTCAGGAAATGCTTTTTATGTCCAAAATGTACGCTCAAATAAAAGATGAACGTTACAAGGAATCATTTTTAAAAGGATTAAATTATCTGCTTGAAGCGCAATATTCAAACGGCGGATGGCCACAGTTTTATCCGTTAAAAAAAGGATATTATACTCATATTACCTACAATGACGATTCGATGGTTAATATTATGAATGTAATAAAAGCAGTTGCAGACGAAACAGACTATTACAGTGTTAAACCTTCAAAAGAAATTGTTGAAAAATGCCAAAAAGCCTTTGATAAGGGAATTGATTGCATTCTAAAAACCCAATACAAACAAAATGGTGTTTTAACTGCTTGGTGTGCTCAGCATGATGAAGTTACTTTGGCACCTGCAAATGCAAGAGCTTTTGAATTGGCTTCTTTAAGCGGTTATGAATCAGCAAAAATAGTATTGCTTTTAATGTCGATTGAGAAACCGTCAAGAGAAATTGTAACTGCTGTTAAAAGTGCAGTTGAATGGTTTGAAAAAACAAAAATCACCAACTTAGAAGAAAAAAGAATCGTAAACGACGCTGGAAAAATTGTAGACAAAAAAATGATTCCGGTTGCAAATGCCAAACCACTTTGGGCAAGATTTATGGATTTGGAAACCAATGAACCTTTCTTTTGTGATCGTGATGGAATAAAAAAGAAATCAATTGACCAAATTGGTGCTGAAAGAAGAAATGGTTATTCTTGGTATTCAGAGGCGCCACAGGAAGTTATAAAAAGATTTCCAGATTGGGCAGTTAAAAATGGCACTAAAGGCGGAGCTTCCGAAAAGAAAATCGTTAATTATATTACCGTAGCTCAAGATGGTTCGGGGGATTTTACTAAAATTCAAGATGCTGTTTATGCAACACCTGCATTTCCTTATGAAAAGGTGACAATTTTCATTAAAAATGGAATTTATAATGAAAAAGTGAGAATTCCAGAATGGAATAATAACGTAATTCTAAAAGGTGAAAGCAAAGAAAATACCATCATTACTTTTGATGATAATTTCTCAAAAATAGCTTTAGGAAGAAATAGCACTTTTTATACTTATACACTTCTGGTTGAAGGAGACGATTGTACAGTTTCTAATTTGACAGTTAAAAACTCTTCAGGAGAGCGCGGGCAAGCGATAGCATTGTCGGTTGTGGGCAATCGTGCAAAAATTGCAAACTGTAATTTATTAGGAAATCAAGACACTTTATATTTATCTGGAAAAGAGACAAAACAATATTTTAAAGACTGCTACATAGAAGGAACAACTGATTTTATTTTTGGAGGAGCTACAGCTTTATTTGAGAATTGCACCATTCACAGTATTAAAAGTTCTTATATCACAGCAGCTTCAACACCAGAAGGAACTTCTTTTGGTTTTGTTTTCAAAAATTGCAAGCTGACTGCAAATCCAGAAGCAAAAGATGTGTATCTAGGAAGACCATGGAGAATTTATGCTAAAACGGTTTTTATAAACTGCGAAATGGGTAAACAAATTAAACCAGAAGGTTGGGAAAATTGGTCAAAGCTTGAAGCAGAAAAGAAAGCTTTTTACGCAGAATACAATTGTACAGGTGAGGGTTTTCAGCCATCTAAAAGAGTAAGTTGGTCACATCAGCTTTCTAAAAAAGAAGCGGGACAATATGCTATAGAAAATATTCTTAAGGATAAGATTGTAAACTGGTATTCTAATTAA
- a CDS encoding rhamnogalacturonan acetylesterase, with translation MKKYIFLTLLITTVSFAQKTSVYCIGDSTMANKKDSEKNPEHGWAQVLQPFFNDNVLIINKAVNGRSTRSFINEKRWDSIYKQLKKGDYVLIEFGHNDEKIEDPSRYTNPHTAYRYNLIKFVKESREKGAIPILLTSISRRNFNEKGVLVPTHGEYPLETRLVAQEYNVPFIDLEYYTELLEQSYGPEKSKLLHLHYKAGENAYYDKEKADDTHLSLLGATSIAQIVIDQIKLLENPSLLKLKNGIKDKK, from the coding sequence ATGAAAAAATACATCTTCCTAACACTCCTAATCACTACAGTAAGTTTTGCACAAAAAACATCAGTGTATTGCATTGGAGACTCCACAATGGCAAATAAAAAAGATTCTGAAAAAAATCCAGAACATGGATGGGCACAGGTTTTACAGCCGTTCTTTAACGATAATGTCTTGATTATAAATAAAGCTGTAAACGGGAGAAGTACCAGAAGTTTTATAAATGAAAAACGTTGGGATTCTATTTATAAACAGTTAAAAAAAGGAGATTATGTTTTAATTGAATTTGGACATAATGATGAGAAAATAGAAGATCCAAGTCGTTATACAAATCCTCATACAGCATATAGATATAATTTAATAAAGTTTGTAAAAGAAAGCAGAGAAAAAGGTGCCATACCAATTTTACTTACATCTATATCAAGACGCAATTTTAATGAAAAAGGAGTATTGGTTCCTACGCATGGAGAATATCCTCTAGAAACTCGATTAGTAGCACAGGAATACAATGTGCCATTTATAGATTTGGAATATTACACTGAATTGTTGGAACAGTCTTATGGGCCAGAGAAATCAAAACTGCTTCATTTACATTATAAAGCAGGTGAAAATGCTTATTACGATAAAGAAAAAGCAGATGATACACACCTTTCATTATTAGGAGCGACTTCGATTGCACAAATTGTGATTGATCAAATTAAATTACTTGAAAACCCTTCTTTACTGAAACTTAAAAATGGGATTAAAGACAAAAAATAG